The following proteins are co-located in the Anomalospiza imberbis isolate Cuckoo-Finch-1a 21T00152 chromosome 1, ASM3175350v1, whole genome shotgun sequence genome:
- the ZBTB14 gene encoding zinc finger and BTB domain-containing protein 14, which translates to MEFFISMSETIKYNDDDHKTVFLKTLNEQRLEGEFCDIAIVVEDVKFRAHRCVLAACSTYFKKLFKKLEVDSSSVIEIDFLRSDIFEEVLNYMYTAKISVKKEDVNLMMSSGQILGIRFLDKLCSQKRDVSSPEENTQSKSKYCLKMNRSIGEPNDTQDDEVEEIGDHDDSPSDVTVEGTPPSQEDGKSPTTTLRVQEAILKELGSEEVRKVNCYGQEVEPMETTESKDLGSQTPQALTFNDGISEVKDEQTPGWTTAAGDMKFEYLLYGHREHIVCQACGKTFSDEARLRKHEKLHTADRPFVCEMCTKGFTTQAHLKEHLKIHTGYKPYSCEVCGKSFIRAPDLKKHERVHSNERPFACHMCDKAFKHKSHLKDHERRHRGEKPFVCSSCTKAFAKASDLKRHENNMHSERKQVTAANSIQSETEQLQAAAMAAEAEQQLETIACS; encoded by the exons ATG GAGTTTTTCATCAGTATGTCTGAAACCATTAAATATAATGACGACGATCACAAAACTGTGTTCCTGAAAACACTGAATGAACAACGTTTGGAAGGAGAATTTTGTGACATCGCTATTGTGGTTGAAGATGTTAAGTTCAGAGCCCATAGGTGCGTGCTTGCTGCCTGCAGTACCTACTTCAAAAAGCTTTTCAAGAAACTTGAAGTTGATAGTTCATCAGTAATAGAAATAGATTTTCTTCGTTCTGATATTTTTGAGGAAGTTCTCAATTATATGTATACTGCAAAGATTTCTGTTAAAAAAGAGGATGTAAACTTGATGATGTCTTCAGGCCAGATCCTTGGTATTCGGTTTCTTGATAAACTCTGCTCCCAAAAACGTGATGTATCTAGTCCTGAAGAAAACACACAGTCCAAGAGCAAGTACTGTCTAAAAATGAACCGTTCTATAGGGGAACCCAATGATACCCAAGATGATGAAGTGGAAGAGATCGGAGATCATGATGACAGTCCATCAGATGTGACAGTGGAAGGCACTCCCCCAAGTCAGGAAGATGGTAAATCACCAACCACTACCCTGAGAGTGCAAGAGGCAATTCTGAAAGAGTTGGGAAGTGAAGAAGTTAGAAAAGTAAACTGCTATGGCCAAGAAGTAGAGCCTATGGAAACAACAGAATCTAAAGACTTAGGATCTCAGACACCTCAGGCACTCACATTTAATGATGGCATAAGTGAAGTGAAAGATGAACAGACGCCAGGATGGACCACAGCAGCCGGGGATATGAAGTTTGAGTACTTGCTTTATGGTCACAGGGAACACATTGTATGTCAGGCTTGTGGCAAGACCTTTTCTGATGAAGCGCGTttgagaaaacatgaaaaactaCATACTGCGGACAGACCATTTGTTTGTGAAATGTGTACAAAGGGCTTCACCACACAAGCTCATTTGAAAGAACACTTAAAAATACACACGGGTTACAAGCCTTACAGTTGTGAGGTGTGTGGGAAGTCTTTTATTCGTGCACCAGATCTAAAAAAGCATGAAAGAGTTCACAGTAATGAGAGGCCATTTGCATGCCATATGTGTGATAAAGCTTTCAAGCACAAGTCCCACCTCAAAGACCATGAAAGAAGGCACCGAGGAGAGAAACCTTTTGTCTGCAGTTCCTGCACTAAAGCATTTGCTAAGGCATCTGACCTAAAAAGGCACGAGAACAATATGCACAGTGAAAGAAAGCAAGTTACAGCAGCCAATTCCATCCAGAGTGAAACAGAACAGTTGCAGGCAGCAGCCATGGCTGCTGAAGCAGAGCAACAATTAGAAACTATAGCCTGTAGTTAA